The following are encoded in a window of Phaseolus vulgaris cultivar G19833 chromosome 3, P. vulgaris v2.0, whole genome shotgun sequence genomic DNA:
- the LOC137806353 gene encoding LRR receptor-like serine/threonine-protein kinase RGI1, translating to MLSSRQSLYISSSSSPSSSSSSFFCIILLQLTLLYGIAFSANHEASTLFSWLHTSASPPPPSFSNWNILHSNPCNWTSITCSSLGFVTEINIQSIPLELPIPSNLSSFHSLQKLVLSDANLTGTIPSDIGDCSSLTVIDLSSNSLVGSIPASIGKLQNLQNLSLNSNQLTGRIPVELSNCIVLKNLLLFDNQISGTIPHELGKLSQLESLRAGGNKDIVGKIPEELGECSNLTVLGLADTRISGSLPASLGKLTKLQTLSIYTTMLSGEIPPELGNCSELVDLFLYENSLSGSIPSELGKLKKLEQLFFWQNGLVGAIPEEIGNCTSLRKFDFSLNSLSGTIPVSVGGLLNLEEFMISDNNVSGSIPSSLSNAKNLQQLQVDTNQLSGLIPPELGQLSNLMVFFAWQNQLEGSIPSTLGNCSNLQALDLSRNALTGSIPDGLFKLQNLTKLLLISNDISGFIPNEIGSCSSLIRLRLGNNRITGSIPETIGKLKSLNFLDLSGNRLSGVVPDEIGSCSELQMIDFSSNNLEGPLPNYLSSLSAVQVLDASSNRFSGPLPASLGRLVSLSKLILSNNLFSGPIPASLSLCSNLQLLDLSSNNLSGNIPAELGRIETLEIALNLSCNSLRGIIPAQISSLNKLSILDLSHNQLEGDLQPLSELDNLVSLNVSYNKFSGCLPDNKLFRQLTSKDFTANQGLSCFVKDSSKTGMSLNGNEVRKSQRLKLAIGLLIALTVIMIVMGITAVLKARRIIRDDDSELGDSWPWQFIPFQKLNFSVEQILRCLVDRNIIGKGCSGVVYRAEMDNGEVIAVKKLWPTTIDAEEAFKEEKSGVRDSFSAEVKTLGSIRHKNIVRFLGCCWNRQTRLLIFDYMPNGSLSSILHERTGNSLEWELRYRILLGAAEGLAYLHHDCVPPIVHRDIKANNILIGLEFEPYIADFGLAKLVDDGDFGRSSNTVAGSYGYIAPEYGYMMKITEKSDIYSYGVVLLEVLTGKQPIDPTIPDGLHVVDWVRQKKGLEVLDPSLLSRPESEIEEMMQALGIALLCVNSSPDERPTMRDIAAMLKEIKHEREEYAKFDVLLKGSPANKNSGGVLPTASSSVPAMQTLKTKSNHSSFSVSSLLHSSSSVKMGSK from the exons ATGCTCAGCTCGAGGCAATCCTTGTAcatctcttcctcttcttctccttcttcttcttcttcttcattcttttgTATCATTCTCCTCCAACTTACGCTTCTCTATGGCATTGCCTTCTCTGCCAATCATGAAGCCTCAACTCTCTTCTCTTGGCTCCATACTTCTGCATCACCACCACCTCCTTCTTTCTCTAACTGGAACATCCTTCATTCCAATCCATGCAACTGGACATCCATAACATGCTCCTCACTAGGCTTTGTCACTGAAATCAACATACAATCCATCCCTCTAGAGCTTCCTATACCTTCCAACCTCTCTTCATTTCACTCTCTTCAAAAGCTTGTCTTATCTGATGCTAATCTAACTGGAACCATCCCTTCAGACATTGGTGATTGCTCTTCTCTCACTGTCATTGACCTCAGCTCTAACAGTCTTGTTGGTTCAATTCCTGCAAGCATTGGAAAGCTCCAGAACCTTCAGAACTTGTCTTTGAACTCTAATCAGCTTACTGGAAGGATCCCAGTGGAGTTAAGCAACTgcattgttttaaaaaatctaCTCCTTTTTGACAATCAGATAAGTGGGACTATCCCACATGAGCTGGGGAAGTTGTCACAACTTGAGTCTCTAAGAGCAGGAGGGAACAAAGATATAGTTGGGAAGATTCCTGAAGAGCTAGGAGAATGCAGCAATTTAACCGTGTTGGGACTGGCTGATACCAGAATATCTGGTTCTTTGCCTGCTTCTTTGGGTAAGCTCACAAAGCTTCAGACATTGTCCATCTATACCACCATGCTGTCTGGTGAAATTCCACCAGAGTTAGGTAACTGTTCTGAACTTGTTGACTTGTTCTTATATGAAAATAGTCTATCAGGGTCTATTCCATCTGAGCTTGGCAAGCTCAAGAAGCTGGAACAGTTGTTTTTTTGGCAGAATGGTCTTGTGGGGGCCATCCCAGAAGAGATTGGTAACTGTACAAGCTTgagaaaatttgatttctccttAAATTCTCTATCTGGGACTATACCTGTATCTGTGGGGGGTCTCTTGAATCTTGAGGAGTTTATGATTAGTGATAACAATGTGTCTGGTTCAATTCCTTCCAGTCTTTCAAATGCTAAAAATCTTCAACAGTTGCAAGTTGACACAAACCAGCTCTCAGGCTTAATTCCACCAGAGCTTGGTCAGTTGTCAAACCTCATGGTGTTCTTTGCTTGGCAGAACCAGCTTGAGGGAAGCATTCCCTCCACTTTGGGGAACTGTAGTAATCTTCAAGCACTAGACTTGTCACGCAATGCACTCACTGGTAGTATTCCTGATGGCCTATTCAAGCTCCAAAACCTCACAAAACTGCTTCTGATTTCCAATGACATATCAGGTTTCATACCAAATGAAATAGGCAGTTGCAGCTCTCTTATAAGGTTGAGGCTTGGAAACAACAGGATTACTGGTAGCATTCCCGAGACAATAGGCAAGCTAAAGAGCTTGAACTTTTTAGACCTCTCTGGGAACCGCCTCTCCGGTGTGGTGCCTGATGAGATTGGAAGCTGCTCTGAACTGCAAATGATAGACTTCAGCAGCAACAACTTAGAAGGTCCTCTGCCTAATTATTTGTCTTCACTATCAGCAGTTCAGGTGTTGGATGCATCTTCCAACAGGTTTTCAGGTCCTTTACCGGCAAGTTTGGGCCGTCTTGTTTCTCTGAGTAAGCTAATCCTAAGCAATAACTTATTTTCTGGGCCTATTCCTGCATCATTGAGCCTATGCTCAAATCTCCAACTGCTTGATCTTAGCAGCAACAACCTCAGTGGAAACATACCAGCTGAACTTGGCCGCATTGAGACTCTAGAAATTGCTCTTAATCTTAGTTGCAATTCACTCCGTGGAATAATCCCAGCTCAGATATCTTCTCTTAACAAGCTTTCCATATTGGACCTCTCACACAACCAGTTGGAAGGAGATTTGCAACCTCTTTCTGAGTTAGACAACCTTGTATCGCTCAATGTTTCTTACAACAAATTTTCTGGCTGTCTCCCAGATAACAAGCTTTTCAGGCAGTTGACATCAAAAGACTTCACTGCAAATCAAGGGCTCTCATGCTTTGTGAAGGATTCTAGCAAGACTGGTATGTCACTGAACGGAAATGAAGTAAGGAAGTCGCAAAGGCTTAAGCTAGCCATTGGATTGCTGATAGCCTTAACAGTAATAATGATTGTTATGGGGATAACTGCTGTCCTCAAAGCAAGAAGAATCATCAGGGATGATGATTCAGAATTGGGTGACTCATGGCCATGGCAATTCATACCATTTCAGAAGCTAAACTTTTCAGTGGAACAAATACTGAGATGTTTAGTTGATAGAAACATTATTGGAAAGGGATGTTCTGGTGTTGTATATAGAGCGGAAATGGACAATGGTGAAGTCATTGCTGTGAAGAAATTGTGGCCAACAACTATTGACGCAGAAGAGGCATTTAAGGAGGAAAAAAGTGGAGTTCGTGATTCATTCTCAGCTGAGGTCAAGACCCTTGGCTCAATCCGTCATAAGAACATTGTCAGATTCTTGGGGTGTTGTTGGAACAGACAAACGAGATTGCTTATTTTCGATTACATGCCGAATGGAAGTTTGAGTAGTATACTTCATGAGAGGACTGGAAATTCTCTGGAATGGGAACTTAGGTACAGAATCTTGTTAGGTGCTGCAGAAGGCCTTGCATATCTACATCATGACTGTGTCCCTCCTATAGTCCACAGAGATATTAAAGCCAATAATATTCTCATTGGCCTTGAATTTGAACCTTACATTGCTGACTTTGGCTTGGCTAAACTTGTTGATGATGGTGATTTTGGTCGTTCTTCCAATACAGTAGCTGGTTCCTACGGATATATTGCTCCAG AATATGGCTATATGATGAAGATCACAGAGAAGAGTGATATTTATAGCTATGGAGTAGTGTTGTTAGAAGTCTTGACAGGTAAGCAACCAATTGATCCAACCATCCCAGATGGTCTACATGTTGTTGATTGGGTGAGACAGAAAAAGGGTCTTGAAGTGCTTGATCCTAGCTTACTCTCTAGACCAGAATCAGAAATAGAGGAAATGATGCAGGCATTGGGAATAGCATTATTGTGTGTGAACTCATCTCCTGATGAaaggccaacaatgagagataTTGCGGCTATGCTGAAGGAGATAAAGCATGAAAGGGAGGAGTATGCAAAATTTGATGTGCTTCTAAAAGGGTCTCCTGCAAATAAAAACTCTGGTGGAGTTCTGCCAACAGCTTCGTCATCAGTACCAGCCATGCAAACTTTGAAAACAAAAAGCAATCACTCAAGCTTCTCTGTGTCTTCTCTGCTCCATTCATCTTCAAGTGTCAAGATGGGTTCCAAATGA